From a single Pelmatolapia mariae isolate MD_Pm_ZW linkage group LG20, Pm_UMD_F_2, whole genome shotgun sequence genomic region:
- the sarnp gene encoding SAP domain-containing ribonucleoprotein, which translates to MAEVIELQKLKLAELRQECDARGLETKGNKGELIARLQAYLEEHEEDVDVDDVLAEDAVDFTKVESSNDVKDDKDSETIEPEPPAEKKVVKITPPLSASERLQKRAERFNLPASSESKKAIRAARFGLPATSSPSPGVVVNSKAAVNVDQLKKRAERFGMNVSSISQKIEEDEKLKKRKERFGVLTSAGSVGADDIEAKKMKRAERFGKV; encoded by the exons ATGGCCGAAGTGATAGAGCTGCAGAAGCTTAAG CTTGCTGAACTGAGGCAGGAATGCGATGCCCGAGGTTTGGAGACCAAGGGAAACAAAGGGGAGCTCATCGCCCGACTTCAGGCTTATCTGGAGGAACACG AGGAAGATGTGGATGTAGATGACGTGCTTGCAGAGGATGCAGTG GACTTCACTAAAGTTGAGAGTTCCAACGACGTAAAAGACGACAAGGATTCTGAAACGATCGAGCCTGAGCC GCCTGCAGAGAAGAAGGTGGTGAAAATAACTCCTCCATTATCTGCCAGCGAG AGACTTCAGAAGAGAGCCGAACGTTTCAACCTGCCGGCTTCATCTGAAAGCAAGAAGGCTATACGTGCAGCAAG GTTTGGCTTACCTGCTACTTCAAGTCCCTCTCCAG GTGTTGTTGTAAACAGTAAAGCTGCG GTGAACGTTGATCAGCTGAAGAAGAGGGCAGAAAGATTTGGCATGAACGTCTCATCTATTTCTCAAAAG ATTGAGGAGGATGAGAAGCTTAAGAAGAGGAAGGAGCGGTTTGGAGTCCTAACAAGCGCGGGCTCAGTTGGTGCAGACGACATCGAG GCAAAGAAGATGAAACGTGCGGAAAGATTTGGAAAAGTGTAA
- the pmelb gene encoding premelanosome protein b, whose amino-acid sequence MMWTSAVLLVLLAAASQTVAKPKNRFTRYPSWNSKMYPIWKDGDPRYKDSWKGGKVTFNVGNDSPTLTGARVTFTIDLQFPRNQKVLPDGDVVWAEDCVINGTKHLESEPVYPTQNTDWEAVFPDGTPVKKDKKPAYVFVWKTWGQYWQVADGPSSSLTIGTDDIPLGSYTMDIVIYHYRSKEKFIPLGYASTQFSITDQIPFAVSLDQVNDIEAADMRFIQNRAIAFTITLHDPSEYLSNADITFNWDFGDASGALISRELTVTHTYISSGSFKPKVVIQAVIPDKACDPPVDTPTKTPGPPNSQGTTVKAPVLASAGPVLVSTKSVGVNVNTAPSDTEEDNTEYEASTAPNTQLAQETPTVEKTPSPINQLLAHREAGNRLTADTKRTVTLTGQAPVVVLVKRDADKKSSDDDCVIYRYGSFCTSIEIFEGIEKVEIVHMDNTVMATPRMNKNVLDVTVTCLGSLPKEVCSVLLDSECLRPIHSVCNMVEPSEECQLVLHHFLNDSGVYCINVSLTNDVSLAVTSAKVHVDMGSGLSSSEIIAMLLGVLVFVLAVGIVAYSYKRFKSYRPLKEDVTVSGGSQLHGAQSTSGPSSFWNILNRRGVVDNCPLLQDKPV is encoded by the exons ATGATGTGGACGTCTGCTGTGCTTTTGGTGCTGCTGGCAGCAGCTTCACAAACTGTGGCAA AGCCCAAAAACCGCTTCACTCGTTACCCGTCATGGAACAGCAAGATGTACCCGATCTGGAAAGATGGAGACCCGCGATACAAAGACTCTTGGAAAG GTGGAAAAGTGACGTTTAATGTTGGAAATGATTCCCCAACTTTGACTGGAGCCAGAGTTACCTTCACTATTGACCTACAGTTTCCACGCAACCAAAAGGTGCTGCCTGATGGAGACGTGGTTTGGGCTGAAGACTGCGTAATCAACG GAACAAAGCATCTTGAGTCTGAGCCAGTATACCCAACACAGAACACAGACTGGGAGGCTGTGTTCCCTGATGGGACACCAgtgaaaaaagacaagaaaccCGCCTACGTGTTTGTGTGGAAGACCTGGG GTCAGTACTGGCAGGTGGCAGACGGGCCCTCCTCCTCCCTGACTATCGGCACAGATGacatccctctgggctcctacACCATGGACATCGTTATCTACCACTACCGCAGCAAAGAGAAGTTCATTCCTTTGGGATATGCCTCCACACAGTTCTCCATCACTG ATCAAATCCCCTTCGCTGTCTCTTTGGACCAAGTCAATGACATCGAGGCGGCCGACATGCGCTTCATCCAGAACAGGGCGATCGCCTTCACCATCACTCTCCACGACCCCAGCGAGTACCTCAGCAACGCAGACATCACCTTCAACTGGGACTTCGGGGATGCAAGCGGGGCCCTGATTTCCAGAGAGCTGACTGTCACTCACACCTACATCAGCTCGGGCTCATTCAAACCTAAAGTGGTGATCCAGGCGGTCATCCCGGACAAGGCCTGTGACCCACCAGTGGATACCCCAACCAAGACCCCTGGTCCACCTAACAGTCAGGGCACCACAG TGAAAGCTCCTGTACTGGCGTCTGCTGGGCCTGTACTGGTTTCCACCAAGTCAGTTGGTGTAAATGTTAACACTGCTCCTTCGGACACGGAAGAGGACAACACCGAGTACGAGGCCTCCACTGCCCCCAACACTCAGCTGGCCCAGGAAACACCAACTGTGGAAAAGACTCCGTCTCCCATCAACCAGCTGCTAGCTCACAGAGAGGCGGGGAACAGGCTGACAGCAG ACACTAAGCGCACAGTCACACTCACGGGACAAGCTCCAGTTGTTGTGCTGGTTAAGAGGGATGCCGACAAAAAATCCTCTGATGACGACTGTGTGATATATCGTTATGGATCCTTCTGCACCAGCATAGAAATATTTG aGGGAATTGAAAAAGTAGAGATTGTACACATGGACAATACAGTGATGGCAACACCCAGGatgaacaaaaatgttttggatGTCACCGTGACCTGCCTGGGAAG CCTTCCCAAAGAGGTCTGCAGTGTGCTTTTGGATTCTGAGTGCTTGAGGCCAATTCACTCAGTGTGCAACATGGTGGAGCCATCAGAAGAGTGCCAGCTGGTACTCCACCACTTCCTCAATGACTCTGGTGTCTACTGCATCAATGTTTCCTTGACCAATGATGTCAGTTTAGCTGTAACAAGTGCCAAAGTCCACGTTGACATGG GCTCTGGTTTGTCCTCGTCTGAAATtatcgccatgctgctgggtgTCCTGGTATTTGTTCTGGCAGTCGGAATAGTGGCATATTCTTACAA GCGCTTTAAGTCCTACCGTCCTCTGAAGGAAGATGTCACTGTGTCTGGAGGCTCACAGCTCCACGGGGCTCAAAGCACCTCTGGACCCTCGTCTTTCTGGAACATCCTGAACCGGCGAGGAGTCGTGGACAACTGCCCTCTGCTGCAGGACAAGCCGGTGTGA